One segment of Metallosphaera cuprina Ar-4 DNA contains the following:
- a CDS encoding TrpB-like pyridoxal phosphate-dependent enzyme produces the protein MANNEEIIPSYWYNIIPDLPKPLPPPRDPPDAEFSRIDLLRKIMPSEVLRQQFTVERFVSIPREVREAYINIGRPTPLMRARRLEEFLNTPARIYFKYEGATPTGSHKINTALPQAYFSMREGIDHVVTETGAGQWGTAVALSAKMYGISSTVFMVKVSYEQKPQRRTIMQLYGANVFSSPTSYTEYGKKVLNENPKHPGSLGVAMSEAIEYAMSNGYKYLVGSVLDVVVLHQSVIGLEAIRQLQELDEEPDTLVGCVGGGSNFGGFSFPFIGSRKGSKFIAVGSYEIPKFSQGSYNYDFPDSAGLLPLVKMITLGRDYVPPPIYSGGLRYHGAAPSLSMLIKEGIVDWREFNEREIFEAAQIFLQTQGIVPAPESSHAIKAVIDEAREAKKKNEKKVIVFNLSGHGLLDLPNYESMMRRM, from the coding sequence ATGGCAAATAATGAGGAAATAATACCAAGTTATTGGTATAATATCATACCAGATTTACCTAAGCCCTTACCCCCGCCAAGAGATCCTCCTGATGCAGAATTCTCCAGGATAGACCTTCTAAGGAAAATAATGCCTAGCGAGGTATTAAGGCAACAGTTCACTGTCGAGAGGTTCGTCTCTATACCGAGGGAGGTTAGGGAAGCTTACATTAACATAGGAAGACCAACCCCACTCATGAGGGCAAGGAGATTAGAGGAGTTCCTCAACACTCCCGCTAGGATATACTTTAAGTATGAGGGGGCTACTCCTACAGGCTCGCACAAAATAAACACGGCGTTACCCCAGGCATACTTCTCAATGAGGGAGGGAATAGATCACGTTGTTACTGAAACCGGGGCTGGTCAGTGGGGAACCGCGGTAGCTCTCTCAGCTAAGATGTATGGAATAAGCTCCACGGTCTTCATGGTGAAAGTTAGTTATGAACAGAAACCTCAGCGGAGGACAATCATGCAGTTATATGGAGCTAACGTATTCTCCAGTCCAACCTCTTATACAGAATATGGTAAAAAAGTGTTAAATGAGAATCCTAAACATCCAGGTTCTTTGGGAGTAGCTATGAGCGAGGCGATTGAGTATGCGATGTCTAACGGTTACAAGTATTTGGTAGGCAGCGTCTTAGATGTGGTGGTTCTGCATCAAAGCGTTATTGGATTGGAGGCAATAAGGCAACTACAAGAACTGGACGAAGAGCCGGATACACTTGTTGGTTGCGTAGGTGGAGGGAGCAACTTTGGTGGCTTTTCGTTCCCGTTCATAGGATCAAGGAAAGGTTCTAAGTTTATTGCAGTAGGCTCTTATGAGATACCCAAGTTCAGTCAAGGATCCTATAACTATGACTTCCCAGACAGCGCAGGCTTACTACCACTAGTCAAGATGATTACCTTAGGCAGAGATTACGTACCTCCGCCTATTTATTCAGGAGGGCTGAGATATCACGGGGCAGCTCCTTCACTTAGCATGTTAATTAAGGAGGGCATAGTGGATTGGAGGGAGTTCAACGAAAGAGAGATATTTGAAGCGGCTCAGATATTTCTTCAGACACAGGGAATAGTACCTGCCCCGGAGTCCTCTCACGCTATAAAAGCTGTAATAGATGAGGCAAGGGAAGCTAAGAAAAAGAACGAGAAAAAGGTTATAGTGTTTAATCTAAGCGGTCACGGTCTACTTGATCTGCCCAATTACGAGTCTATGATGAGGAGGATGTAG
- a CDS encoding phosphoribosylanthranilate isomerase, translating to MTKLKVCGIATLDDAIELAKLNVHMLGFVTDPISPRYVKFDFLNFLKSLTLPLVSVNVFNIREAIRRTPSNFLIQVHRILNDDEMDIMTTYERKFIMYVPMSERYLPYLEKALNLTGMVLLDLERKSDKPDLNFASKVLKDHPEVGIGGGINLDNVREFLKLEPGWIDVSRGVEDFPGKKNLNKVRKLLEVIA from the coding sequence TTGACAAAACTGAAGGTTTGTGGTATAGCCACCTTAGACGACGCAATAGAGTTAGCTAAGTTGAACGTTCACATGTTAGGTTTTGTGACAGATCCTATTAGTCCAAGATACGTTAAGTTCGACTTCTTAAACTTCTTGAAGAGCTTAACTTTACCTCTGGTATCAGTTAACGTCTTTAACATAAGAGAAGCGATCAGGAGAACCCCCTCCAACTTCCTGATTCAGGTTCACAGGATATTAAACGACGACGAGATGGACATTATGACAACCTATGAAAGGAAATTCATCATGTACGTGCCAATGTCTGAGAGATACCTTCCTTACTTGGAGAAGGCATTAAATCTAACAGGCATGGTCTTACTTGATCTAGAGAGGAAAAGCGATAAGCCAGATCTCAACTTTGCATCCAAGGTGTTGAAGGATCATCCTGAAGTAGGAATCGGAGGGGGCATCAATCTAGATAACGTAAGGGAGTTCTTGAAGTTGGAGCCAGGATGGATTGACGTTTCCAGGGGTGTAGAGGACTTCCCTGGGAAGAAAAACTTGAACAAGGTCAGGAAGCTTTTAGAGGTGATCGCGTGA
- a CDS encoding inositol-3-phosphate synthase produces MIKIAIAGLGNCASMLVQGIEYYRRMGEDNFDGLITPIIGGYKITDIKIVAAFDVSVNKVGKDVAEAIFERPNITPRIVDMDKLGVKVSMGPVLDGVAPHMSDVFKPTGGGKLESVIDELRSSGAEILINMLPVGSEQASRAYAEASLEAKVGFINAIPVFIASDPTGRFPERFKKLGLPIAGDDVKGQVGATIFHRAITSLFRLRGVKVEETYQLNVGGNTDFLNMKTEDRLRSKRISKTKAVTSTLESEEIESQGRIRIGPSDYVPFLGNTKVAYIYVNGKGFAGRPVKVEATLEVDDKSNCASVLVDVIRAVKLAKDRGIGGPLEQVSAFYFKHPPKQAKDDEEAFQWFKEFIKM; encoded by the coding sequence ATGATCAAGATAGCAATTGCAGGACTTGGAAACTGTGCGTCTATGTTAGTCCAGGGTATAGAATATTACAGGAGAATGGGAGAGGATAACTTTGACGGATTGATCACTCCAATAATTGGGGGGTATAAGATAACCGATATTAAGATCGTAGCTGCCTTTGACGTATCCGTAAACAAGGTAGGGAAAGACGTGGCGGAGGCAATATTTGAGAGACCTAACATAACTCCCAGAATAGTGGATATGGACAAACTAGGAGTTAAGGTGTCTATGGGTCCAGTACTAGACGGAGTCGCACCCCACATGTCTGATGTTTTTAAACCGACCGGAGGAGGAAAGTTAGAGTCAGTCATAGACGAGTTAAGAAGTAGCGGAGCGGAAATCTTAATCAACATGCTACCTGTAGGCAGTGAGCAAGCTTCGAGAGCATACGCTGAAGCTTCCCTTGAAGCTAAGGTAGGATTTATAAACGCTATTCCGGTGTTCATAGCTAGCGATCCTACAGGTCGGTTTCCTGAGAGGTTTAAGAAGTTAGGTCTACCTATAGCTGGAGATGACGTTAAAGGTCAGGTTGGTGCCACAATATTCCATAGGGCGATAACGTCTCTCTTCAGGTTGAGGGGAGTAAAGGTGGAGGAAACGTATCAACTCAACGTTGGAGGAAACACCGATTTCTTAAACATGAAGACAGAAGATAGACTGCGCTCAAAGAGGATAAGCAAAACTAAAGCTGTAACTAGCACCCTAGAGAGCGAAGAAATAGAGAGTCAAGGTAGGATAAGGATAGGACCTAGTGACTACGTTCCCTTCCTAGGGAACACTAAAGTGGCTTACATTTACGTAAACGGGAAGGGATTTGCAGGTAGACCGGTTAAGGTAGAGGCCACATTAGAGGTTGATGATAAGTCTAACTGCGCCTCAGTGCTGGTAGACGTAATTAGGGCAGTTAAACTGGCAAAGGATAGAGGGATTGGAGGACCTCTAGAGCAAGTATCTGCGTTCTACTTTAAACACCCACCAAAGCAGGCAAAGGACGATGAAGAGGCGTTCCAATGGTTTAAAGAGTTCATTAAAATGTGA
- the trpC gene encoding indole-3-glycerol phosphate synthase TrpC codes for MPRYLDGWLKRVVDNALKRPYVSKSREKPVLQIIPRIEEYKKNELNPIIAEFKRRSPSGFSEDRDPITYSKQMEKGGALALSVITEDSVFQGSYTFLEKISTSVNIPVLMKDFVVTERQIDVAYNLGADTVLLITRILTERELSSLVEYSRSYGMEPLVEVHDENDLAIALRIGAKLVGINSRDLVTLEVNKEKALKLLERIPSNVTKVMESGIESGEEIRYLREKGADAFLIGSSLMKEPDKIKDFVRS; via the coding sequence ATGCCGCGATACTTAGATGGATGGCTAAAGCGAGTAGTTGATAACGCTTTAAAGAGACCTTACGTCTCAAAGTCAAGGGAGAAACCAGTCTTGCAAATAATCCCTAGAATTGAGGAATATAAGAAAAATGAACTAAACCCCATAATAGCGGAGTTTAAGAGAAGATCTCCTTCCGGCTTTAGTGAAGATAGGGATCCTATTACTTATAGTAAACAGATGGAAAAAGGAGGGGCTTTAGCCTTAAGCGTTATAACGGAAGACAGCGTGTTTCAAGGATCATATACTTTTTTGGAAAAAATTTCTACATCGGTGAACATTCCAGTTCTTATGAAGGACTTCGTAGTGACTGAGAGGCAGATCGACGTAGCATATAATCTTGGAGCCGATACGGTTCTGCTTATAACTAGGATATTAACGGAAAGAGAGCTTTCAAGCTTAGTAGAGTACTCCAGGTCTTATGGTATGGAACCCCTAGTTGAGGTTCATGACGAAAACGACCTAGCAATAGCGTTGAGGATCGGAGCCAAGTTAGTTGGCATCAACTCCAGAGACTTAGTCACATTAGAAGTCAACAAGGAAAAGGCTCTGAAGCTCTTGGAACGTATACCATCTAATGTAACTAAAGTTATGGAGAGTGGAATAGAGAGCGGAGAGGAGATAAGATATCTTAGGGAGAAGGGAGCGGATGCGTTTTTGATAGGATCTAGTTTGATGAAGGAACCAGATAAGATTAAAGATTTTGTCAGAAGTTAG
- a CDS encoding acylphosphatase, which produces MGLVRLYALIEGEVQGVGFRRFVQINAVRLGLKGYAKNLPDGTVEVVAEGYEESVQKLLDQLWKGPPLALVTKVTHKFESYKGEFTSFETY; this is translated from the coding sequence ATGGGTCTGGTCAGGCTATATGCTTTAATCGAGGGAGAAGTTCAAGGTGTTGGGTTCAGGAGATTTGTTCAGATTAACGCAGTCAGATTAGGACTGAAGGGTTACGCTAAGAACCTCCCTGATGGGACCGTCGAGGTAGTTGCGGAAGGTTACGAGGAGTCTGTTCAGAAACTTCTGGATCAGTTATGGAAAGGGCCTCCATTGGCTCTGGTAACTAAGGTAACTCACAAGTTCGAGAGCTATAAAGGAGAGTTCACTAGCTTCGAAACGTATTAA
- a CDS encoding pyridoxal phosphate-dependent aminotransferase, with translation MENYSRSLSRLTGESTLLYQEIARNVERTKGIKTINFGIGQPDLPTPKRIREEAKSALDKGFTAYTPALGLDELRSRVAEFLSQRYGDNIVKDEVAITPGAKTALFLAFLTYVNPGDEVILFDPSFYSYAEVVNLLGGKPVYVPIRFDSDRGFYVDVNDVVSRISSKTKMIVYNNPHNPTGMNFDPKLSEELVKISRERNIILLSDEIYDYFVYEGRFKSVLEEEWRNNVIYVNGFSKTFSMTGWRLGYIVARKEVIGKIGILASNIYTCPTSFAQKGALASFDAFDEVKEMIDLFRRRRDVMFSELSKVKDIKVYKSSGAFYMFPDFSSILRNTGLDSKGLAIKLIEDSGVITIPGEVFPERVGTNFLRLSFALGEEKIKEGVERMKIALEKLAG, from the coding sequence ATGGAAAACTATTCACGTTCACTCTCTAGGTTGACCGGCGAGTCGACGCTCCTTTATCAGGAGATAGCTAGAAACGTTGAAAGGACTAAGGGTATAAAAACTATAAACTTCGGTATAGGGCAACCTGATCTTCCTACTCCTAAAAGGATAAGGGAGGAAGCTAAGTCAGCTTTAGATAAGGGATTCACTGCTTACACTCCAGCCTTGGGCTTAGACGAGCTAAGGTCTAGAGTAGCCGAGTTTCTCTCTCAAAGGTATGGAGATAACATAGTTAAGGACGAAGTTGCAATAACGCCAGGCGCGAAGACTGCACTATTTCTCGCATTTCTGACGTATGTGAATCCTGGGGATGAGGTCATCCTCTTCGACCCGTCTTTTTACTCTTATGCCGAGGTTGTTAATCTCCTTGGTGGGAAACCAGTTTACGTTCCGATAAGATTTGATTCGGACAGGGGATTTTACGTAGATGTGAACGATGTGGTGTCAAGAATAAGCTCTAAAACTAAAATGATAGTCTATAATAATCCGCACAACCCAACAGGAATGAACTTTGACCCTAAGCTATCTGAAGAATTAGTAAAGATATCTAGAGAGAGAAATATTATTTTATTGTCAGATGAGATTTATGATTACTTCGTTTATGAAGGGAGATTCAAGAGCGTGCTTGAGGAGGAGTGGAGGAATAACGTAATTTACGTTAACGGTTTCAGCAAAACCTTCAGTATGACTGGATGGAGGTTGGGATACATTGTAGCAAGGAAGGAAGTAATAGGTAAAATTGGTATATTAGCGTCGAACATTTATACATGTCCCACCAGCTTTGCGCAAAAGGGAGCTTTAGCGTCTTTTGACGCGTTTGATGAGGTAAAGGAGATGATAGACCTTTTTAGGAGAAGGAGAGACGTTATGTTTTCAGAGCTTAGCAAGGTTAAAGATATAAAGGTCTATAAGTCATCTGGGGCGTTCTATATGTTCCCAGACTTTAGTAGTATTTTAAGAAACACAGGGTTAGATTCTAAAGGTCTCGCGATAAAACTTATAGAAGATTCAGGCGTGATTACGATACCTGGTGAGGTATTTCCAGAGAGAGTCGGAACGAATTTCCTAAGGCTTAGCTTTGCCCTAGGAGAGGAGAAAATTAAAGAGGGTGTAGAGAGGATGAAAATAGCGCTTGAGAAACTAGCAGGTTGA
- the trpD gene encoding anthranilate phosphoribosyltransferase: protein MEPKDFLKKITEGKSLSEDESKELADLIMEGSIPESLVGAILVGLRMKGETPEEIIGFTKSMREHALKLEAKHTLDTAGTGGDGFGTINVSTASALAVSLVYPVAKHGNRAASSKSGSADFLEAVGYNIQVPPERAKRLIEQDNFAFLFAQLYHPSMKNVAPVRKALGIRTIFNILGPLTNPAGSERQVMGVFSTSTMKSLSIAATRLSFEKLLLIHGEPGIDEVSPQGRTYVIEVSKDRIDEYVLDFKEITGKEAPISRLIALDPADSVKRVIRGSKGVDKDVEYFLRINVDVALYAAGLVKDFKEGYELSEELIRKLPSKIESVVKGNGDLTKFQALVRSI, encoded by the coding sequence ATGGAGCCTAAAGATTTCCTAAAAAAGATAACAGAGGGCAAATCCCTGAGCGAAGACGAGTCTAAGGAGTTAGCAGATCTAATTATGGAGGGATCAATTCCAGAATCGTTAGTAGGAGCGATATTGGTTGGATTGAGGATGAAAGGAGAGACTCCCGAGGAGATAATAGGTTTCACGAAATCTATGAGGGAACATGCCCTGAAATTAGAGGCTAAGCACACTTTGGACACTGCCGGTACGGGCGGTGATGGGTTCGGGACCATAAACGTTAGCACGGCCTCTGCCCTAGCGGTTAGCCTAGTTTATCCGGTGGCGAAACACGGTAACAGAGCAGCTAGCAGTAAGAGCGGAAGTGCAGACTTTTTGGAGGCTGTAGGTTATAACATTCAGGTTCCTCCAGAGAGAGCTAAGAGGTTGATAGAACAGGATAACTTCGCTTTCTTGTTCGCCCAGTTATATCATCCGTCAATGAAGAACGTCGCCCCAGTTAGGAAGGCGCTAGGAATAAGGACCATTTTCAACATTTTGGGCCCTCTTACCAACCCAGCCGGCTCAGAACGTCAGGTTATGGGGGTTTTCTCTACATCTACAATGAAGAGCCTATCTATCGCGGCTACTAGATTAAGTTTTGAGAAACTTCTCCTCATTCATGGAGAACCTGGGATAGATGAGGTCAGTCCTCAAGGAAGGACTTATGTTATCGAAGTAAGCAAGGACAGGATAGACGAATACGTATTAGACTTTAAGGAAATAACAGGGAAGGAGGCCCCTATATCAAGGCTTATAGCTTTAGACCCTGCGGACTCGGTTAAGAGAGTTATAAGAGGCAGTAAAGGTGTTGATAAAGACGTTGAGTACTTCCTCAGAATAAACGTCGATGTGGCCCTATATGCGGCTGGCCTCGTGAAAGACTTTAAAGAGGGTTATGAGCTCTCTGAAGAGCTCATAAGGAAGTTACCCAGTAAGATCGAATCCGTAGTAAAAGGTAACGGCGACTTGACTAAGTTCCAGGCTCTGGTGAGATCTATTTGA
- a CDS encoding anthranilate synthase component I has protein sequence MRTFPITAFPQPYEVFRCVEGDQKIAGLMESVEGPQNNARFSVIAWGVRRYVKIKREDDLETIRNALNGADEGELRFSGGLLGYLSYDAVRKWENVRNLKPRAEEWPDAEFFLPENITVYDHALGKVYVEGDVPPTQCSQNGDFRVSSYDESMTKKDYESGVNTILEYIRSGYAFQVVLSRFYRYHATGDPMKLYKSLRSVNPSPYMFYIKFEDRELIGSSPELLFSVQKGIVETFPIAGTRPRGRTPDEDFKLEQELLSSEKEMAEHLMLVDLARNDVGKVCVSGTVKVPEFAYVEKYSHVQHIVSKVLGTVRKDVDSVEILKSMFPAGTVSGAPKPMAMNIIENLEPYQRGPYAGAVGFISKNSAEFAIMIRTAFLNRDLLRIQAGAGIVFDSKPEQEYFETEHKMRALKVSLGVN, from the coding sequence GTGAGAACCTTTCCTATAACGGCCTTTCCTCAGCCTTATGAAGTGTTTCGATGTGTGGAGGGAGATCAGAAGATAGCTGGTCTCATGGAGAGTGTAGAAGGACCTCAAAATAACGCTAGGTTCAGTGTAATTGCGTGGGGAGTAAGGCGTTACGTTAAGATAAAAAGAGAAGACGACTTAGAGACTATTCGTAACGCTCTTAATGGAGCTGATGAAGGAGAATTGAGGTTTAGTGGCGGTCTCCTGGGTTACCTTTCCTACGACGCTGTTAGAAAATGGGAGAACGTCAGGAATCTAAAGCCAAGAGCTGAAGAGTGGCCGGATGCAGAGTTCTTCTTGCCTGAGAACATAACGGTTTACGATCACGCACTAGGGAAGGTCTACGTTGAGGGAGACGTACCCCCAACGCAGTGCTCTCAGAACGGCGATTTCAGGGTGAGTTCCTATGACGAGTCTATGACTAAGAAAGATTACGAGTCCGGGGTTAATACTATCCTAGAGTATATCAGATCAGGTTACGCGTTCCAGGTAGTTCTTTCAAGGTTCTATAGATATCATGCTACAGGCGATCCGATGAAGTTGTACAAATCCTTGAGAAGTGTAAATCCTTCGCCTTACATGTTTTACATTAAGTTTGAGGACAGGGAACTGATAGGTTCCAGTCCAGAGCTACTCTTCTCGGTGCAGAAAGGCATAGTTGAGACCTTCCCGATAGCTGGAACAAGACCTCGAGGTAGGACACCCGACGAGGACTTTAAGCTAGAACAAGAACTTTTATCATCAGAAAAGGAGATGGCTGAACACCTCATGCTAGTAGATCTTGCCAGGAACGATGTAGGAAAGGTGTGCGTATCAGGAACGGTTAAGGTGCCCGAGTTCGCGTACGTAGAGAAATACAGTCACGTTCAGCACATAGTGAGCAAAGTCTTGGGTACCGTTAGAAAAGACGTAGATTCGGTGGAGATCCTTAAGTCTATGTTCCCAGCTGGGACCGTTAGCGGAGCACCTAAGCCCATGGCTATGAACATAATAGAGAATCTAGAGCCTTACCAGAGAGGACCGTATGCAGGGGCAGTAGGGTTCATATCTAAGAACAGTGCAGAGTTTGCGATCATGATAAGGACAGCGTTTCTAAATAGGGATTTATTGAGAATTCAGGCAGGTGCAGGAATTGTATTTGACTCCAAGCCAGAGCAGGAGTACTTTGAAACCGAACATAAGATGAGGGCCTTGAAGGTTTCACTTGGGGTGAATTAA
- the trpA gene encoding tryptophan synthase subunit alpha: MKMLVSYSTLGYPDKDNYLKFVKGLVDSGSDILEIGLLPKYAKYDGPVIRRSYKEVSKWLKDVWSLLEETRRAVDVPLVILTYLEDWASSLPELLDRMKDIGIDGVLFPDLLIDYVDEYERYVKEIKSHGIKAVIFTSPSVPDPLIHKVSTLSDIFLYFGVRPTTGVPLPVGVDSLITRVRTLVKNKLVVGFGLSDVNDMVKALKAGADGVAIGTVYIEEIERNGVNSAISLAKKFRAILDGA, encoded by the coding sequence ATGAAGATGCTAGTGTCTTACTCCACGTTGGGCTATCCAGATAAGGATAATTATCTAAAGTTTGTTAAAGGGTTAGTAGATTCCGGTTCTGATATCCTCGAAATAGGCCTGTTACCTAAGTATGCGAAATACGACGGGCCCGTAATAAGGAGAAGTTATAAGGAAGTGTCAAAGTGGCTTAAGGACGTATGGAGCCTTCTAGAGGAGACTAGGAGAGCCGTAGACGTTCCTTTGGTCATTCTCACATACCTTGAGGACTGGGCGTCTTCGCTTCCAGAACTCCTAGATAGGATGAAGGATATAGGAATAGACGGAGTGCTCTTCCCTGACCTTTTAATAGATTACGTTGATGAGTACGAGAGATATGTGAAGGAAATTAAGAGTCACGGGATAAAGGCAGTGATATTTACCTCACCTTCCGTTCCTGATCCCCTCATTCATAAAGTGTCTACTCTCTCAGACATCTTTCTGTACTTCGGAGTCAGACCAACTACCGGAGTTCCTTTACCAGTTGGTGTTGACTCCCTAATAACTAGAGTTAGAACCTTAGTTAAGAACAAACTGGTAGTGGGCTTCGGGCTTTCTGACGTAAACGATATGGTTAAGGCATTAAAAGCCGGAGCTGATGGAGTAGCCATAGGTACCGTTTACATAGAGGAGATAGAGAGGAACGGGGTGAATTCAGCTATTTCGTTGGCAAAGAAGTTTAGGGCGATATTGGATGGAGCCTAA
- a CDS encoding anthranilate synthase component II: protein MDITLVIDNYDSFVYNIAQSIGELGSYPLVVRNDEITVKGVERLRPDRIVISPGPGTPEKAEDVGIVPEVIKYLGKRVPILGICLGHQAIGYTFGAKIRRAKVIYHGKLSTIVKVSESPLYVGIPTEFRATRYHSLVVDDVPSSLSVDSVSKEDNEVMGLRHNEFRIFGVQFHPESIGTSVGQKIFYNFLNRV from the coding sequence ATGGACATAACGCTAGTCATAGACAACTACGATAGCTTTGTGTACAACATAGCTCAGAGCATAGGAGAACTCGGTAGTTACCCACTAGTTGTGAGAAACGACGAGATCACAGTTAAGGGTGTGGAAAGGCTAAGACCTGATAGGATAGTGATATCTCCTGGTCCTGGGACCCCGGAGAAGGCAGAAGACGTCGGAATTGTACCAGAGGTAATAAAGTACTTGGGAAAGAGGGTCCCCATTCTAGGCATATGCTTAGGTCATCAAGCAATAGGTTACACTTTTGGGGCTAAAATAAGGAGGGCAAAGGTAATATATCATGGAAAGCTAAGCACTATAGTGAAAGTTAGCGAAAGTCCCCTCTACGTTGGGATCCCTACCGAATTCAGAGCAACCAGATATCACAGCTTAGTAGTAGATGACGTGCCCTCCTCTCTCTCCGTTGACTCTGTTTCGAAGGAAGATAATGAAGTGATGGGATTACGTCATAACGAATTTAGGATCTTTGGAGTTCAATTTCATCCTGAAAGTATAGGGACTTCAGTAGGACAAAAAATATTTTACAACTTCCTCAACAGAGTCTGA